caggaactgtatcccagtgagagtcagcaccttcaggatctgtatcccagtgagagtcgcaCCTTCAGgggctgtatcccagtgagagtcagcaccttcaggatctgtatcgcagtgagaatcagcaccatcaggaactgtatcccactgagagtcagccccttcaggaactgtatgccagtgagggtcagccccttcagggactgtatcccactgagagtcagcccattcaggaactgtatcccagtgagggtcagcaccttcagcaacTGTATTGCAGTGAGAggcagcaacttcaggaactgtatcccagtgagtcagcaccttcagggattgtatcccattgagagtcagcaccttcaggactgtatcccaatgagaaacagccccttcaggatctgtatcccactgagagtcagcaccttcaggcactgtatcccagtgagagtcagcaccttcaggaactgtatcccagtgagagtcagcaccttcagggactgtatccctgtgagagacagcaccttcagaagctttatcccagtgagggtcagcaccttcagaaactgtatcccagtgagattcagcaccttcagaaactgtatcccagtgagatttaGCACCTTCAGGGAttgtatcccattgagagtcagcaccttcagggactgtatcccaatgagaaacagccccttcaggatctgtatcccactgagagtcagcaccttcaggcactgtatcccagtgagagtcagcaccttcaggaactgtatgccagtgagggtcagccccttcagggactgtatcccactgagagtcagcccattcaggaactgtatcccagtgagggtcagcaccttcagggactgtatcccagtgagggtcagcaccttcaggaactgtatcccactgagagtcagcaccttcaggaactgtatcccagtgagggtcagcaccttcagggactgtatcccagtgagggtcagcaccttcaggaactgtatcccactgagagtcagcaccttcagaaactgtatcccagtgagggtcagcaccttcaggaactgtatcccagtgagggtcagcaccttcagaaactgtatcccagtgagggtcagcaccttcagggactgtatcccagtgaggatcagcaccttcagaaatggtggaatCGAGTTCGGGAAATAACACAAACTTGTATCTCAATTAAATTGCTTTTGAGAGAATCATGCATCTCTACCTTTTCTCTCAGAAAACCCCTCCTGTTTAGAGTCTCAGTAACTCTGACAAAGGCTGTGTATGTTTCTAAACAGAACAGTAAGTGAGTCGTTTTTAATTGTTTAAACACTGACCAGAGAAGTTGATCTTGCCGTCTCCGTCTGCGTCTGCAGCCGATATAAAACTGTCTGCCTCAGAGTCACTGAATGTTCGAGCCTGGGGAGCAAAATACTGAAGGAACAACCTTAAATGAGAACAAAAGGAGCCCTGCATTAATATCCTGAGAGACACTAACACAGTTTGTCAgcagatgagtgtgtgtgttgtatttGTGTGTTATTTCTGTCTGGGATGTGATTGGTGGGTACCCTACCGGCTGTTTGCAGTGCACTTATCAACAAATATCAGGACAGGGAGGACCTATTGCGCTGTTACACTCCCTGTCTTCATTCCTTCTCCTTGACTCAGTTAATATTCAATGTGAATATTTAGATAGAAATCAGCAGGTTTTTACTTGAGTTCATGTTTCTCAATGAAGCCACTGTTGTCGTTATCAAGAATTGCAAAGATTTGCTCGATTTCTTTCACCGATTTCTTCACCAAGCCAGAGGTTTTGCAGAATTTCTTGAGCTGGAAGGAGCCGGGATCTGAAAAGGGACATAGTTGGTCAGGGGAGAGCACCTGAGAAGTTTTTCATTGAGAGTGAATGCCCATGATCTGTTTAATGGCATCAATCTGTCTCAACAAAGAAGCAGAGAGCCTCGCACTGAATATTATCAGAACAATGCATTTAAAGTGGGATTTTAAAACATAATCATCATACTGACCACAATCTCAGACATGTGCAAACACACAGGGTCAGGGTGATACAGACAGGGTCCAGGGTGATACAGGCAGGGTCAGGGTGATACAGACAGGGTCCAGGGTGATACAGACAGGGTCAGGGTGATACAGACAGGGTCCAGGGTGATACAGACAGGGTCCAGGTGATACAAACAGGGTCAGGGTGATACAGACAGGGTCCAGGTGATACAGACAGGGTCAGGGTGATACAGACAGGGTCCAGGGTGATACAGACAGGGTCCAGGTGATACAGGGTCAGTGCGGGACAGGGTCAGTGTAATACAGGACCCTGGAGGTACCGGGATGTGGTTACTGTTGGTATTGAAATGTACATATTGAAGCGCTTTCAGCTTTGAGTTGCGTTGGATGATCTCAGTGAGTGAGCAGTGTCAAACATTTGTTGTTTATATTGTTAAAGAAACACAGACGTCAGTGACTCCACACTGGATCAGAGTCAGCTGGGAGTGAAATGTTGGGAGGCAGGGATTAGCATTGCTGCAGTCACAAACAATGAAACGAGCCGATGACCTGAGAGGTCTTTCTATAGTTTGCATGGATCCATGGAGCAGCATTAAAACCCCAAAGAGGAGCATTGACCCTGAGTGGCAAGGGAAGGGGAGGTCAGCATCAGTGAGCTCCAACAGGGAGAATGAGGACTCGAGAATGCTGTCAAAGTGCAAATGACAAGAACACTGGGGAATGGGAGTGACCTTGCACAGACCCACACTGTATGGTCTTACCATTACATTCAGCCAGAGCAGCTGCCACATCCCCAGCAGCGAGGAAGTCTGTAATCTTCATCATAAATCTGTGAATGTGATCACACGTATTACTGTCCACACACAAGCTCAGGGAAACCACCCATTGTAGTTATCCAATGAACACACTTGAGCTCTTAACATTTTCTCTGACTACTCTCAGTTGTAACATTTCTCCATCTGTCTTTCCGTGTGAAGATCACTCTCACTGCAGTTTCCATGAATCTCACAGCAAACACAAAGCTACAAAGAACTCAACATCAGTGAAATCCTGAACAGTCCTGTGTTTCTGTaattaaagcagtccatgttcaaatgcaagaagttctggacaatatccaggcttgggctgacacatggcgagtgacattcacaccacgcAAATGCCAGGCACTCACCATCACTAATAAGTGAGAAAAAttcccagacagcaccttccaaacccacaaccacttccttctagaaggacaagggcagcagatacatgggaacaccaccctctgcaagttcccctccgagccactcaccatcctgacttggaaatatatcactgttccctcactgtcgctgggtcaaaatcctgaaatttcctccctaaggacattgtggatcaacccacatggactgcaatggttcaacaaggcagctcactccgaccttctcaaggggcaactaggaatggggcaataaatgttggcccagccatgGACACCCCATCCCATGAGTGACAATAATCGAGAAGGATTTGGGAGCATAAACCCTTCAGATAAATTCCGTTCTCCTGCTGAACACCATGATGAAGAGTTTTGATCTAAATCCCATTTGGAAGGTTACATTGTTAATTACTTCCCATATCTCACAAAGAGCTGGGCCATTTTAAGTGTCCAGCACATTTCTTTGGGCAATTCAACAAATTAGATGAAACAAACACTTACCTCTCGTGATCTCCTGAGACGAAGGCAGGTAGCCAAGAGATAAACACTGGCATTTATACACAGTTTGGATGCTGGTCTTTATATACAGAGTGTCTGACACAGTTTGTAATGACAGTTACAAAAGGGAGGTGATAAGGAATATGTAAATAATTGTCCTGGTGTAAACCTGGGACTGTTAAGGCCAGGATTTGCCCTGTTTACATGATAGACAAAGCTGAACAGAAATCACCTGCATTTTCCACCTCCATTCTCCTCACAAAAGGCACGAAAACATTCGATTAGATAATTAAAACCATTTAATAAACCAAACAGCATCTGTTTCATCTAGACATCCTGTGCTCAATATATTTTCGACATGAGCCAAAcaaattatttggtcattatcacatggCTGTTGGTGAGTGCAGGCTGTTTGCAAATTGACGACTGTGTGTCCAACATCTCAAAGGGGGCTCAAAGGGACATTCATTGCCAGAAAAGTCAGTTAGGAAGCCTTGGAGTGACAAAGGTAAAAAGATCCATTTATATAGAGGTAGTAAGGACTGTTGGAgccagagataatacagtgtggggctggaggaacacaacagatcaggcagcatcagagaaaaggaaggttgatgtttcgggtcgggacccttcttcagaaaaacctcccagctcctctgaagctgcctggcctgctgtgttcctccagccccacactgtgcgACCTctatttatataatgcctttcatCACCTCAGAGAGCCTTAAGGccataaggaataggaacaggaggaggccatctggcccatcgagtctgctccaccattcaattagaccgTGGCCGATCTTTTTGTGGACTTGGCTCTATTTATCGGTCGACTCACGGTCACCCTTaattctttactgttcaaaaagctACCGACCTTCTCCTTAAAAACactgtggcgctccctcagcactgacccacccacagtgcccactccctcagcactgaccctccgacagtgcccactccctcagcactgacactccaagagtgccgcactccctcagcactgaccctccgacagtgcggcgctccctcagcactgaccctccgacagtgcggcgctccctcagcactgaccctccgacagtgcggcgctccctcagcactcaccctccaacagtacggtgctccctaagcactgaccctccgacagtgcccgctccctcagcactgaccctccgacagtgcccattccctcagcactcaccctccgacagtgcctactccctcagcactgaccctccgacagtgcggcgctccctcagcactgaccatccgacagtgcccactccctcagtactagccctccgacagcgcccactccctcagcactgaccctccgacagtgcgccactccctcaccactgaccctcggacagtgcgccattccctcagcactgaccctccaacagtgcgccactccctcaacactgaccctccgacagtgcccacttcctctgcactcaccctctgacagtgcccactccatcagcactgaccctccaacagtgcgccagtccctcagcaccgaccctccgacagtgcggcgctccctcagtactgaacctccgacagtgcggcgctctctcagtagtgaccctccgacagtgcccgcaccctcagcactgaccctccgacagtgcccactccctcagacctgactctccgacagtgcgccactccctcagcactaaccctctgacattgcccactccctcagcactgaccctctgacagtgcgacgctccctcagcactgaccctccaacagagcccactccctcagcactgaccctccaacagtgcggcaatccctcagcactgaccctccgacagtgcccactccctcagcactgaccctccaacagtgcgccagtccctcagcaccgaccctccgacagtgcacattccctcagcactgacactccgacagcgcccactacctcagcactgactctccgactgtgcccactccctcagcattgaccctccgacagtgtgccagtccctcagcactgaccgtccgacaatgcccactcactcagcactgatcctccgacagtgcggtgctccctcagcactgactctccgacagtgcccactccctcagcactgaccctccgaccgtgcggcgctcactcagcactgacactctgacagtgcccactccctcagcactgaccgtccgacagtgcccattccttcagcactgaccctctgacagtgcccgctccctcagcactgaccctccatcagtgcgcactccctcagcactgaatatcagacagagcccactccctcagcactgacccttcgaaagtgtgccagtccctcagcactgaccctccgacagtgcgccaggccctcagtactgaccgtccgacagtgcggcactccctcagcactgaccgtccgactacgcgccactccctcagcactgaccctccgacagtgcggcacaccctcagcactgaccctcgtacagtgcccactccatcagccctgaccctccgacagtgcgccactccctcaccactgaccctctgacactgcaccactccctcaacactgaccctccaacagtgctccaatccctcagcactgaccctccgacagggcccactccctcagcactgacccttcgacagtgcagcgttccctcagtactgaccctccgacagtgcactgttccctcagcattgaccctccgacagtgcgccagaccctcagtactgaccctccaacagtgcgctgctccctcagcactgaccctccgacagtgtgccactccctcagcactgactctccgacagtgtgccactccctcagaactgacccttggtcagtgcgcactccctcagcactgaccgtctgacagtgcccactacctcagcactgaccgtctgacagtgcccgctactTCAGCCCTGACCCTTCAACAGTAcgccacaccctcagcactgaccctccgaattGGGGGgcaccctcagcactggccctccgacagcgcccactacctcagcactgaccctccgactgtgccccctccctcagcactgaccctccgacagtgtgccagtccctcagcattgatcctccgacagtgcggtgctccctcagcactgactctccgacagtgcccactccctcggcactgaccctccgacagtgcgccaggccctcagtactgaccgtctgacagtgcggcactccctcagcactgaccctccaactgtgcgccactccctcagcactgaccctccgacagtgcggcacaccctcagcactgaccctccgacagtgcggcgctccctcagcactgaccctctgacagtgcggcactccctcagcactgaccctccaactgtgcgccactccctcagcactgaccctccgacagtgcccactccctcagcactgaccctccgacagtgcccactccctcagcactgactctctggatgtgcccactcgctcagcactgaccctctgacagtgcggcgctccctcagcactgaccctcgtacagtgcccactccatcagcactgaccctccgacagtgcgccactccctcaccactgaccctccgacattgcaccactccctcagcactgaccctccaacagtgctccaatccctcagcactgaccctccgacagtgcccactccctcagcactgacccttcgacagtgcagcattccctcagtactgaccctctgacagtgcgccattccctcagcattgaccctccgacagtgcgccagaccctcagcactgaccccccgacagtgccactccctcagcactgacccttggtcagtgcgcactccctcagaactgatcatctgacagtgcccactacctcagcactgaccgtctgacagtgcccgctactTCAGccctgacccttcaacagtgcgcactccctcagcactgaacatcagacagagcccactccctcagcactgaccgtccaacagtgcgacgctccctcactactgaccctcccacagtgcggcactccctcagcactgaccctctgacagtgaggcgctccctcggcactgaccctccgacagtgaggcgctccctcggcactgacccttcgacagtgcccactcactcagcactgaccctccgacagtgtgccagtccctcagcactgaccgtccgacaatgcccactccctcagcactgaccctccaacagtgcgccagaccctcagcactgaccgtccgacagtgcccactgcctcagcactgaccctttgacagt
This is a stretch of genomic DNA from Stegostoma tigrinum isolate sSteTig4 chromosome 38, sSteTig4.hap1, whole genome shotgun sequence. It encodes these proteins:
- the LOC125447190 gene encoding putative oncomodulin-2, which codes for MPVFISWLPAFVSGDHERFMMKITDFLAAGDVAAALAECNDPGSFQLKKFCKTSGLVKKSVKEIEQIFAILDNDNSGFIEKHELKLFLQYFAPQARTFSDSEADSFISAADADGDGKINFSEFQNVVKM